The Amphiura filiformis chromosome 1, Afil_fr2py, whole genome shotgun sequence nucleotide sequence ATCGGCTTTCCACCCAACATCAAGATGAATCCCACCGTTGGTAGAACATCACACAAACTCCGCTATAACCCAGTGCACGCAAGGTGCAACCTGTACAAGTACTCATTTTTTATTCGGACAATTCCTACATGGAACAGACTACCTCTGGAAGCTGTGTCAGCAACATCACCAAACATCTTCCAGTCAGTAGCTCTCCCTGCAGTCCGGGCTATGCAACCCACTGCAGTTCACCAGCTCATCTAGTTGGGCATCTACTTTTACTCGCACCTGTATAGTTTCTGCACATCGCACAACTGCACATCTTTGAGCATCATCAAGAATCTCCTTGGACAAGCATCACGCTTTGTTAGGAGTGTAACAATTGAAGATTGaagaatacacattttatggcaaatcattaaaaattgatatttttgatatttaacagtactcgaagtaaactttataaatctgatgatttatacttaaagtgtatgtaggtggaatgaaaagccgacgatcaattgaaaatttgacctttcgtattgaatatatggatttttttcccaaaaacacacatacaaaaaaggtctttttgggaaaaaaatccatatcttcaatatgaaatgtcaaaattttcaattgaccgtcggcttttcctcccaggtacatacactttaagaatatatcattagatttatataatttacttcgaggactgttatatgtcaaaaattagacaaatatcaaatttttataatttgtcataaaatttgtattatattgtgattttcaaaaaatgaaaattatttgatatcagaaagacatgcttcgtattcaaaatgcaattcgataggtctgaggtgctctcatgttccacaaaaaatactgtcgaaacgcaataaacgctcattctagatcccttaacacaaGTCTTTCAACTGTTGTTTCTCAGGAAGGTATGGTAAGCCATATATTTTCATACATACTGCAAAATGGTATAATCTGAAAAAGCAAGGATTTTCCTGATATCTCTATCTTTACTAAACCTGCCAAGTGTtatctttaaaaattaaaattttgtgtctgaactttttcctttttttcttcaaattctgCATTTTGAATACATATTTTCACACCTGGTACATGTTAAACTAAGATAGAATGAGTGAAAATGTTGGCTAGTTGAATGACACTAAACACTATAGAATAAAAAATAGAGTATCTTATAACTTCTGCgtacatttattttgtttaaatatcttttgtcttgttttgtatttcagAGTAATTTTGACGCTGATCCTTCATACACCTGCCCATTGTGTAGTCATCCAGTTGAAGATGGTAGCAACATACAACAAGTTAAATGTGAAATTACTTGAAAACTGCTAATGCAAGAGTTACAATCTTTAACAAGCAATAGGGTTTTCAAGGAATACATCTAAAATAGCAAATTTGGATGCACTTCAAATCCTAACAGCTAATCAAAACATAGCTATTATAACAGCCAATAAGAGCACTATTCTGTCAGCCAATCAAGAGACCAATGTGCTGGCTACTGGAGTATAGCAAACTGCTGCTTCTAATTTCATAATATATATTTAGTTCTGATGCAGTAAGAGCTACTTCTGATGCAACTTTCCCAATCTGCTGGTGTACTCATTGCAGCCTGTTTGCATGTTATGGATTTTTGGGTGAAAGCCTTTCTAATTCTTAGCTGCTTTGTCTTGTGAGGTCATAAACAGATGTCACTGAAGTTACAAGCATTCTTAGGTGTGGCAATAACTTTAATGACAAAGAAAATATCTGTCCTTGGCATTGTCCCCGCTAAGGCCCTATTGCTCGTGATTGGCACAGGACTTGTCATAAATTAGAATTGGCACAAAGCCTTCCAGGAAGAAAAAGGAAATTTTTTATTCTTAATCCCTATTTTTATGCACTGGGAAAAAATTCCTTAGGCCAAAAATCTCAGTAAATCGTCAAATTGACCCAACAACAAAATCCTTAGAAAGAACACTTGTCCTTGGCATTTCACATTCCTTGATTTGTGGACTAACATAAGAGTAATTGGATACTTCAGACATTCAGACACAAAAGGTGGTTATCCAAAAGATTTTTAAGTGTGTGATTTTGTGCCTTGTGTTGTGTATTGTTGTGTAGCGAGATACCTTTCCAATTGcttaccataaaaacttgatagttagcatattgcttactatcgagcgctttgaaaacatgaaaatgtacaagtctggcgctttactgagctaatggagttgagacacacatttgcaggttgacttgttcgtatataactttGTGTATCAaactatcaatgatttgctcaaaaccctttacacttttgtagatggggctcttcatgtttgcatgttttaaaagcactcgatagtaagcacatatgctaactatcgagtttttacggcatTATAATAACATTGATATTGGGAATTGATATAACAAATGATACAGGCAGCCAAAGTGTATTTTGCATCTAATCTCTTCAATGCTGATTAGTTTCTGTGTTTGTTTTGCAATCTTCAGAACTAGGTAAGGATAATAAAGTATGCTATTCACCAAATGTCAGGAATAGTGGCCATGTTATGAATGACACACTAAATGAAACGTCTTTGTATCAAATGAGTTAAATTGCAACAAACCATTCCTATAGGACACAATGTTGCACGGTGTACGGTAGTCTTTATTCCACCAATTTGATGATAGGCAACCACTACTGTATATGCTGATCAATGTGTTGTCGATAATGCTCCCGGCCCTCCATATCAAGGCAACCTGGTATCTGACACTAATAATACCAGCTCAGCTATTATTGGTTCAAGGACTTACTATAACTTTGCAGTTTATTACAAGTCAACCTTATTAGCCGCTTTGATTATTGGAtactagggtacctgcaggtaatatgggaccattaaggacgtttagcttatgtgcataaaaactatagaagatatgcctaaaagagattgttatgatgaacaacctgtcctttaagattaataaaacaggcaatgttatcttgtttttatgtttgtttggacgctatgacgtcaaaatgacgtcatcgtcaagtgtcccatattacctgcatgtgcaggtaatatgggacactgtgttatctctatggtgaaaatcaaaatgttcagaaaattactcttttgttctaaaaacatttttgttacatgattttgaatgttaaatgcaaatttcaacaagaaaattcaattttctaaatagttttgcttttcgcattgacaatgcacacaatttcctatgtgtcccatattacctgcacccattcagttgaaaatcagagaaaataatcatttataaaggaaagtgccacttttcagtggaattttacctgctgataagcttaacccatcacctaaagatcataaaaagtgacaaatgcaccctcagtaccagagtatttggatacacaatcataaaatgtggcgtcattgattttatatcaggccaaaaaaacgacgtaaatatttgggcaatttcactctttttggtattgatttccaagagtttgatacacagactccaaaactgcatttctagaagcacaattgatgtctctaaacacttaacaaatcaacttaaagtgtgtaccttctctaagctactttttcttaaaatgaaaacaggtgtcccatattacctgctgtcccatattacctgcagctaccctactaTGCAGCTGATAGACAGATGATTGAAACAAAGTATGTGTTTAAATGTTATGCAAATAATGCAAGTGTTGtataaatagtatacaaatattataaCAAATTATTTATTAAAATCAGTGCTTTTTTATAAGAATTAAGAACAATATTTTGTAATAGTTTTTATACGTGGAAAATTGTGCACATTGTGTACTCAATTAATGATGTTTAATTGTCCTTGGCAACTCTGTTGGACGTGTGCAGAAACTAAACATGATTTTGATgttgttaaccctaaccctcctgaatactacaaaatactactcgatatatgcgctgttcgtgcatgcatcccacgtggtgtgatgacgcaatcgccctaagtgatatataggcacggtttcagctggccagcgaagcccaagacccgtggcaaagtgtcgccgaccgagtgtttggcatgcgaggggtctcgggttcgaatcccacccagagcaaacaacttctttctttcttttctctctttattctttccttctttcctttcccgtcgccaaaaagcccctaggtgGTTAGGGTTAATCTATCAACATGAACTACCAAAGCACATAAATAATCattatatatatgtgacatgatcaaggggaatgagtcacatgtcaaccctggtcgaaaatgagtttgctttcagaaactgaaaaccccatgttgatacaactttttgcaaagttgcatcagtttatcaatcactgaaaacaatataaaccaAAGAAATTTTAACAGTTTctatgccaatatctcaaaatatattAGTGACatttgactcatttcccttgatcgaaTCACATATTTGGGTATATGCTCTTGTTTCTAGCAAGTAATTCTAAAACCGAATCCTTAGCACActttaattatatttttgtatCTATTTTGCAATATAAATCGTTGGACTCTTAGATATCAACATATGATATTGGgaataaatcaataaacacacaCTTTATCTCACATACAAGTTTATTTTTctgatttgtataatattttgagTCAACAATAAGaaataaaagtacacattttgtgCAGCATGATATATATCATATCAATGGTCTTGTAAAATTGTCatttataaatatatttcaaTACAATATTTTGTTCACAGGTCCCACAAAGTTAAATATTTATATGATTTTGTATGTCTTTTTAAGAATATGAGATACCCAAGTCATTATGATTTTGTGTGATATTTTCTATGCACATATTATTATGTATTCCAAAATGTTTTATCCACTTTCCTGTGGTTTTATTTCACAAAAGTTTCTACCTAACGCTGAGAATTTGTATCCTCATATCCTCAttaaaacaaaatctgaaatgCCTTTGAAACAAGCTCATCCAATTCATGATATTTTTGtcgaataaaaataaattattcacCATCTGGTTTTGCTGAACCAAACAACTTTTTCAAGCATCAAATTAGAAGTGTTGCAGACCTGGGAAATAATGTCAAGTAATTCCAGTAGCTTGATATTCTATTGTCTATATTATACTTTGACACATATTCCTCTATTTGGTATACCATTAGCTGGATCCCCTAAGTCCTGTATGGAACACACATATCCTGTAGGACATTGTAAGGAGATACTCCATCTTCGATTGATGTACTGCAAGTCTCTGCTGCAAAGaaacacattggtgacaaatagATTTAACCAACACTTCAATTGTGGTCTACTCCAGAAAATATAGCACTAGTATTTTAGGATTaacaaatattatcctgttttgccaaatgaaacatagctaaatcctagtcCTTTAGTTCaaattggcaataaaagtcaaattttaatattgggccaatttttagaaataagagccaaaaacatgcgtttttagggtgtttttcatgtgttgtgacaatcaagcccaaaaacCTATACTTAGACTATTTTCAGGTTATACAATCTAATTTTTGGTAAACAAAATTTTCTAATATCTTTAATAACCAATTATCAAAGTTAACATTAATTTGAAGTTTgcgactgcaattgtaagaaatcgtgcaaaattgcatgtttttagcACATTTTCCCTCAGACTTAACTAAAAGATTTAGAGTTAgccgtttcatttggcaaaacaggattatatttgttaataaaaaaaatagctctggatttttctggaataggtagTAATAATTTAAAGCTATAAATAATCTGAGTTTGTAAGACATTTTATCAAATCCATTCCCAATTTCCGTCACCATTTTTGTAGTTttcttgttaaactttgcttgtGAAATTAAGgtataaataattatttataaaaGATATCAAGGACCCTACTGTACCAGTAGACtagttctattttgaaaattatgtGCTTATTTAGCGACAAGTTCCCCTAAtgccaaattcaaatattttgtctgccaagtTGTAAAAAAAAGACCCCAAACCCCTACAGGAtcatacagggggcaaaaattaaacgtgctccaaattcactgaaaaccccaaattattcgtctggcccaaaggatcacaaaaatgtaacataatgTGCGTGTATATATTGTTACCAAGTTATCAGGCTCAACTGGTTTAAGGACAACTTGCatgttgtacaggggtaaaaaataaaGTTGCTCGGATTTTCGTAAAATGGAGGCAAACTGTTCCTTGAGTTTAAAGGATTCAGGAACAGGTTAGTTTTTACTATCTATCTGCGATCATGCGATGTGACGTACAGaatattgataataaattaatacaaataCCATTGAATCCTACATATCTTAACTATTTTTAAAACATATCTtaactatttttaaaatgtgtaacatgctaactagacttTAAaatgtgtaacatgctaactagacatcgcagatagtgcaaactattctttttctgaaacctctaagctagaCCAGCAATTTGGCTCATTTTTTTACGAACATTGGAACAACTTTGACTTTTAAGCAAGCAAATCGTCCTCAGACCTTACGTTGTGTCCCATGACTTCTTTTAAGAACTATAGGTACACgctagacaaataatttgaggtatgcatttttgaaaatgtttttggaatcaaCTTAATTTTTCCCCTACATGTTCATTTGGGAGGtatttttgagggtcacggtctcaaaatacTGCTTGCCCAACAACAAATTCAAGTTCAGCATATGGCcccattaacaaaaataagctggttgtcAACTgtcttttacgcaaacttgccgattggaacgcgatttttccaaaattgtaAGCAAATCACGAAACTGATTTTAATTGTTTGGTTGGTCAGTTGACAAGTCACTTTTGTTTTTCCccattaaattatattttggtatgtatacTGTTCTTGATTTTAAGTTCAGACTGGGAAAAATTCCAAGACCTTTAATAAATTACTAATGACATAAGCCAAAATAGTATTTGTCGCTGAAATTGATCATGAGGTGCTCTCTTaatttttcaatttaatatttttttgccGATGTCGAATGATTTGAATTTTTAATCAATCAAAAGAAGTGAACGATTGAGGTCAAATCATTTCCAATTGAATATTCAGTTGAAAGGATACAATTGCATTGTTTTCAACCTTTTACCAACTGAAGTTAGGACAAATCCTTTGCAATTGAAAATAATTGACTCTAAAAAGTTTAAAATCTCATAATATGCAACGCATGCCATTTGGGAGCATATTTACACTTGATTGGGGATGAAAAAGAGTAAGAATCAACTAAAAATCcatcaatctatttttcaatctattagATTAATTCCTATCATCAACTGTTAAAAGATTTACATATTTCAATTGGTCAATTTAAGAGAGTATGATTCACAGATATATAATTTTTGTATCGAATTAATTTATACAGCACATAAATATTCATTGTTCAGTTACTgtagacaaacatttttttttgcttattCCTGACTTAAATACATACCAGTATCTTGTGTTTCTGGACCAGGCATCAGCCAAGTATTTCCTATGGGTGGAAAATAATACATTATTGTTTTACATTCTGAACTAACTTAGGATGAaaacaaaactcgaccgccggttgactgccggttccgtcgggtttccattgtttagaacaatagaaaccggcggtcaaccgccgttcgagttttgatttcatcccttgccTGATGTTTACTACGTTGCAGCAATagagaaatattattattaagggatctggaatgagcgtttcgacagtatttttgtgggacatgagagcacatcaggcatatcgaaattgcattctgaatacgaagattctttctgatatcaaataatttttgatttaaaatttgatattttcacattcttgatatataacagtcctcgaagtaaattttataaatctaacgatatattcttaaagtgtatgtagctgggaggaaaagccgaattttattgaagatatggattttttcccctaaAAGacctttttggtgttttggggacaaaatccatatctaccatacgaaaggtgaaaattttcaattgcttgttggcttttcatcccacctacatacactttaagtataaatcatcagatttataaagtttatttcgagtactgtttaatatcaaaaatatcaatttttaatcatttgccataaaatgtgtattacattgcaaatttcaaaagtcaaaattatttgatatcagaaggacattcttcgtattcagaatgcaattcgatatgtctgatgtgctctaatgtcccacaataaatactgtccaaacgttcataccccatcccttaactgaGAATCGAAATGCCGCAAAATGATTGCAACTATCGTTTATACAATGAATGATATTACACTTACAGTAACCTTAATCTCATTTGCCATTGCCTTTGATTACGATATATCAGCCCAGAGAGATTTTGGTATTCCAGTTCCATAGACTTTTCATGCAGGCCCTGTtgcatgttgtttgtttgtttgtttggcgtTTTAATTGAAACAATACAATTACATAAGAAACTaaagtgatcccagcgaaagagtACAAACAAAAACTACCGAAAatgcaaaatgtgacattttatcTTTATTAGGACGTTTTCGGTCTCAGTGCTTACCTTTAATAAGAGGTCGCCTTGTGGGttctattaaccaatcaagtactgcaaattaaacaaaacaaaaaaacgaaTGGGTAAATTATGAATATCATAGTACTGCCAACAAAGACAACAAAATGGCTCATAAACGAACTAAATGATCAATGGATGAAACTACCATAGTTTCATTGGGGAGAACGagataatttatataaatatgtcgACGAAGTGTCTTGTATATCTTAAAAGGGGTAAACGTTGTTTTAGACCGATTCGGATTCGTTTATACAAATGAGGGGCGGAGTCAGCTTAGTAAGGAAAGTAGAATTACGATTATTGGGCATCATTGATTTTAAGCTAAATGGGTAAAATATGACATTAACCTGGACAAATAAATGCGCACgcgaaaattgtaaatttttatgcTAACCTGTATGAgattaaatttggtcagaaacatatTATGCATATGGTCTAACATTGGGGGATGGTGTATGGATCGCAGTGGCGTAGCTGACCATCATAATATTCGAAGTTTAAATTTAGTACTTATTTAGGTTCTCTATAGACCGAAAATATAAGGTTCGCTGGCCCTCATTCGCAGCCCATCGCTGTACCACTGCATTGGACTATAAAACGTTAAGTGCTGTATCAACGTGCACACACGCAGCACAAAGTAGTTTTACCAGGTGTCGGTTTTCCTTTCCAGAAAACACACCGTAAGTCCACTATATGATTATCATTGTGGTCGTCGTCGTCATGATAATCATCATTATCTGGCTTCTCTCCGCCCTAAACCAACAACACTTTACTCATCACCACCATGGTGTTGCATCCCCGTGGACCATACAATCAAAGATAGGCCTACTCATTGATGCAATCATGATGATCATGCCAATTGAGTAATTTCAAGAGTATTTTAGCCCATCAGTAACCAAATTCAAAgcagttttatttattattttatttttcttcaagaTTTGGACCCGGATTTGGACGCATTCCTATATCTTGCCGAGTCAAACCATTTAAAATATATGGTCAAACGTGGGGCTATATTGATTTCAATAAGGAATACTGATCACCACTAATTGTAATACCAAAGGGCCTTATGGCAACGAATATATTAACGTAGTCTTACCAGGTGGCGGTTTTACTTTGTGCAAACACGTCTGCATACAACCAttataacagcatttctgatcaggTCCGCATTGGGAATCAGACCAACACATACACACATCGCATGCTTCTGGCATCAGTTCATTAGGCGCCGGAGGACACCGTCCTGAATGCTGACTCTCTGTGCTCTCGGGTAGATTGTGCCGATATACTGTTCCAATATCATGAacctgaaaataaacaaaaatacaaatgaaaaactgtattaaaaaatatatattacggttgcatcattttgaataTGTACTTTAGCGGGTTTCTTTTAGAGAGACTACATGTAAAAGTCTTCCGAGTTTCCAAAAAAGGAACTTTATTTGGACAAGGTAAAATTTGGTGTTTTACACTTTTTTAGCCCATGATCCGGATGAACTTTGGtggaaacaggctccttgcctcttttcttttccttttccttcccgattttctctttcattattTGTCCGAGGGGAACCTTTCTCTTTATTTTTTGTCGGGGGCACTCTCCTCCAAATGTCCCCTACTCCCACTGGATAGTCTACTATCTTTATATGGGTGACTTCAAACTTATTATTCCAAAGTACGCAAGATAATTGTGACCAGTCCCCAAGTAGGATTGTTCCCTCAATTGCCAGATTCCAGAGCGCTTCATTCACATGCATAGGCATCTATCATCTTAGAGCAAATTTGACAAGACCGGCTACAGACGTGTGATGTTTTTGTCATGAGCTCATGGCAGAATAGACGTGACAGTAGAGATAGAATATGGAGAGGTAGATGTTGAATAGTATGTCTTCCCAGAATTCACCGGGTGTAAACTTTTATGGCAGTCTAGATCAAAATCTATAGCTCTGAGCTGACAGAATTCTCTTTTGCCGGTTAAAATTATTGGTTTGGAGGTAGATCAAATCAAagatacataaacatgataaattctcCCTGTGTCATTTTATTCCGAAATTTGTGTCCGGAAATTCTCCTCAAATTTGGTGACcgttagtataggcctacttcttaTGTTGAGCTGGGATGAATTACATAGGGCCTATATAAGGCATACGGGAATTTATTACTATAAAATCAGTAAATTATACTACCCTATCTTAACTAAAAGCTACTAAAAATCCTGTTGTGGGTGCCAATTTTCGGCAAAATTACCTACGAAACTGAATGGGCGGGGTTCGGCAAATCGGCACCTCGATGGACCCAATCTGAATAGCACCAATATGTTCTGGTCAACATTATCATGCAACGCATTGAACTTCAGGTTAAAGTGCATGACGGGATAGCATTTAATATATCTCTTACTTAGAGGTAACTCCATCTCCGTTTGTTATCATTACCAAGTTCAGAAGGTTACTCGCGTCCAGTAGGTTTCATCCAGGTGtacatattatatattttattaagttCCCTATTATATTGGTTCCATGGGGCAGTCTGGTAACAAATTGGAAACAAATTCGACCTTAGGCAGATACAATAGGATTTACTATACGTTCAAATTACCTTCTTTTACAAGATCGGATATTGTTTAAAGATCTACTCGTTTGTAATAattggaaatatcaaattttaatgaaagCAGCATTTGTGTTTCAACTTTTTAGTGAAATCGATAGAACTTTGCACTTTTGTAAAGCTTTGCCGCTTTAGATATAAAACAAACATTGTCAAACTCCAAAAACGTATTCAAAAGCGACATTTTGCCGGCATTTTGCATATCTGAACGTTTTCGCAGATTTCATACACCGTTTCACgacttaaaatattaaattatcaCTAAAATCCGTAGTCAAAGTTGCTTGTCCCTCATTTGACCTGCCAAACCCGATTACCCCTCTCCTCTTAATTTGGATCGTAATTGTTTTAATAATTGTTTGCCCTCACCCCAACTTCACCTCGAGGTATGCACATAATTATCGCACCTCCACTTATATATTCAGCAGGAAAGTGATGTGACtttaacattttga carries:
- the LOC140152665 gene encoding WAP four-disulfide core domain protein 1-like isoform X2, with translation MEFCIILRYFVWSLVGVIVYGVELPISKRSIHEAAQKDTDVSSADEPKRNPECVPDHSQVHDIGTVYRHNLPESTESQHSGRCPPAPNELMPEACDVCMCWSDSQCGPDQKCCYNGCMQTCLHKVKPPPVLDWLIEPTRRPLIKGNTWLMPGPETQDTETCSTSIEDGVSPYNVLQDMCVPYRT
- the LOC140152665 gene encoding WAP four-disulfide core domain protein 1-like isoform X1 produces the protein MEFCIILRYFVWSLVGVIVYGVELPISKRSIHEAAQKDTDVSSADEPKRNPECVPDHSQVHDIGTVYRHNLPESTESQHSGRCPPAPNELMPEACDVCMCWSDSQCGPDQKCCYNGCMQTCLHKVKPPPVLDWLIEPTRRPLIKGNTWLMPGPETQDTAETCSTSIEDGVSPYNVLQDMCVPYRT
- the LOC140152665 gene encoding WAP four-disulfide core domain protein 1-like isoform X3; translation: MMMRKTFRLDLLLPQFLFVNYLTVLTHGAHFGFGHRSAGPFVCGVNVQVHDIGTVYRHNLPESTESQHSGRCPPAPNELMPEACDVCMCWSDSQCGPDQKCCYNGCMQTCLHKVKPPPVLDWLIEPTRRPLIKGNTWLMPGPETQDTAETCSTSIEDGVSPYNVLQDMCVPYRT